In Alphaproteobacteria bacterium, one DNA window encodes the following:
- a CDS encoding DUF805 domain-containing protein, with protein MDLFFSFNGRINRAKFWLGTVALFVVYVILMVIGGGGMMMSIDPNNPQAASGGMGIMGIVILIVYIAMIWPSLAIGVKRFHDRDKSGWWVLIALVPIIGGLWYLIECGFLEGTKGPNKFGPDPLGQAAVA; from the coding sequence ATGGACCTGTTCTTCAGCTTCAACGGGCGGATCAACCGCGCGAAGTTCTGGCTCGGCACCGTGGCGCTGTTCGTCGTCTACGTCATCCTCATGGTCATCGGCGGCGGCGGCATGATGATGTCGATCGACCCCAACAACCCGCAGGCCGCCAGCGGCGGCATGGGCATCATGGGTATCGTCATCCTGATCGTCTACATCGCGATGATCTGGCCGTCCCTGGCGATCGGCGTGAAGCGCTTCCACGACCGCGACAAGTCGGGCTGGTGGGTGCTGATCGCCCTGGTGCCGATCATCGGCGGCCTGTGGTACCTGATCGAGTGCGGCTTCCTCGAAGGCACCAAGGGCCCGAACAAGTTCGGCCCCGATCCGCTGGGCCAGGCGGCGGTCGCCTAG
- a CDS encoding N-formylglutamate amidohydrolase, which translates to MESSPAAQPSPPIEIDRPVAQTLPVVLASPHSGRAYPADFLRQTHLDMAVLRRAEDAYVDDLFGLAARSGVPMLKALYPRSFVDANREPYEVDPAMFEGALPGSANTRSPRVAAGLGCLPRVAFDGQPLYRRRLPVAELERRLAWYYRPYHAALRKLLDETLERFGHCILVDCHSMPSNSPVGLGGKGGRVDFVLGDNHGAACAPALIGLAEGWLRVRGYRAVRNQPYAGGFTTQHYGAPIQGVHVLQVEINRALYMDEAAMRPHAGFAPLSRHLAEFIEDVGHATLGHAAFAAE; encoded by the coding sequence ATGGAATCGAGTCCCGCCGCGCAGCCATCGCCGCCGATCGAGATCGACCGCCCGGTGGCCCAGACCCTGCCGGTGGTCCTGGCTTCGCCGCACAGCGGACGCGCCTATCCTGCCGACTTCCTGCGCCAGACCCATCTCGACATGGCCGTGCTGCGGCGCGCCGAGGACGCCTATGTCGACGACCTGTTCGGGCTGGCAGCCAGGTCGGGCGTGCCGATGCTCAAGGCGCTCTACCCGCGCTCCTTCGTCGATGCCAACCGCGAGCCCTACGAGGTCGATCCGGCGATGTTCGAGGGTGCCCTGCCCGGGAGCGCCAATACCCGCTCGCCGCGGGTCGCCGCCGGTCTTGGCTGCCTGCCGCGCGTCGCCTTCGACGGCCAGCCGCTCTACCGCCGCCGCTTGCCGGTGGCGGAGCTGGAGCGCCGCCTGGCCTGGTACTACCGGCCCTACCACGCCGCCCTGCGCAAGCTGCTCGACGAGACGCTGGAGCGTTTCGGCCACTGCATCCTGGTCGATTGCCATTCGATGCCCTCGAACTCCCCCGTCGGCCTGGGCGGCAAGGGCGGCCGGGTCGATTTCGTGCTCGGCGACAACCATGGCGCGGCCTGTGCGCCGGCACTGATCGGGCTGGCCGAGGGCTGGCTGCGGGTGCGCGGCTACCGGGCGGTGCGCAACCAGCCCTATGCCGGCGGCTTCACCACCCAGCATTACGGCGCGCCGATCCAGGGCGTCCATGTCCTGCAGGTCGAGATCAACCGGGCGCTCTACATGGACGAGGCGGCGATGCGCCCGCATGCCGGCTTCGCGCCGCTGTCGCGCCACCTCGCGGAGTTCATCGAGGATGTCGGCCACGCCACGTTGGGCCACGCCGCCTTCGCCGCCGAATAG
- a CDS encoding SDR family oxidoreductase → MAGGAIYPDLEGRTVLVTGGGSGIGAAIVRAFARQKSKVGFIDIADAPARALADELSGGDAAVRYVRADVTDTDALRGAIADIRAAFGPITVLVNNAAHDDRHATETVTPEYFDQRIAVNLKHQFFAAQAVLPDMKAAGGGAIVNYSSISWMTGQGGMAIYTAAKSAVIGLTRSLARDYGKDNIRANAISPGWVRTERQEKLWITPEAGSRQMDLQCLKRWLVPDDLAKFTVFLASEEAAACTSQLYVVDGGRV, encoded by the coding sequence ATGGCCGGCGGCGCGATCTACCCCGACCTCGAAGGGCGCACGGTGCTGGTCACCGGCGGCGGCAGCGGCATCGGTGCGGCGATCGTGCGCGCCTTCGCGCGGCAGAAATCGAAGGTCGGCTTCATCGACATCGCCGACGCACCGGCGCGCGCCCTGGCCGACGAGCTGTCGGGCGGCGATGCGGCGGTGCGCTACGTGCGCGCCGATGTCACCGATACCGACGCGCTGCGCGGCGCCATCGCCGACATCCGCGCCGCCTTCGGGCCGATCACCGTGCTGGTCAACAATGCCGCGCACGACGATCGCCACGCCACCGAGACGGTGACGCCGGAGTATTTCGACCAGCGAATCGCGGTGAACCTCAAGCACCAGTTCTTCGCCGCCCAGGCCGTGCTGCCCGACATGAAGGCGGCGGGCGGCGGCGCGATCGTCAACTACTCCTCGATCTCCTGGATGACCGGGCAGGGCGGCATGGCGATCTACACCGCGGCGAAATCCGCCGTCATCGGGTTGACGCGCTCGCTGGCGCGCGACTACGGCAAGGACAACATCCGCGCCAACGCGATCTCGCCGGGCTGGGTGCGCACGGAGCGCCAGGAGAAGCTGTGGATCACGCCCGAGGCCGGCTCGCGCCAGATGGACCTGCAGTGCCTCAAGCGCTGGCTCGTGCCCGACGACCTGGCGAAGTTCACCGTCTTCCTCGCCAGCGAGGAGGCGGCGGCCTGCACCAGCCAGCTCTATGTCGTGGACGGCGGCAGGGTGTGA
- a CDS encoding nucleoside hydrolase gives MTRPKLLIDCDPGHDDAVALLFGARHFDLVGVTTTHGNSSLANSTRNALAVLELGGIDVPLAEGFAQPLVGSTVDAAHVHGKSGLDGHDLPTPTRKPVDTHAVDFIIESARRHQGELILAVIGPQTNVAVALRREPKLRTWLREITIMGGSAAGGNVTPAAEFNIFCDPEAAAVVFGWGAPIRMVGLDVTRRTGFDDADIARLRGSGRKVAGVIADLVSFYLARQRAVFARAVASMHDVCALVPYVDEALLETEGAIVHVECAGIHTRGATVCDLRGARRLAVAPVRLATRSHARALIDRVIDTLLTYP, from the coding sequence ATGACCAGACCCAAGCTCCTTATCGACTGCGACCCCGGCCACGACGATGCCGTGGCGCTGCTCTTCGGCGCGCGGCATTTCGATCTCGTGGGCGTGACCACGACGCACGGCAACAGCTCGCTGGCCAACAGCACGCGCAACGCGCTGGCGGTGCTCGAGCTGGGCGGCATCGACGTTCCCCTCGCCGAAGGCTTCGCCCAGCCGCTGGTCGGCTCGACCGTCGACGCGGCGCATGTCCACGGCAAGAGCGGGCTCGACGGCCACGACCTGCCGACGCCCACGCGCAAGCCGGTCGACACGCATGCCGTCGACTTCATCATCGAGAGCGCGCGGCGGCACCAGGGCGAGCTGATCCTCGCGGTGATCGGACCGCAGACCAATGTCGCGGTCGCGCTCAGGCGCGAACCGAAGCTGCGCACGTGGCTGCGTGAGATCACGATCATGGGCGGCTCGGCCGCCGGCGGCAACGTCACGCCGGCGGCGGAGTTCAACATCTTCTGCGACCCGGAGGCGGCCGCCGTGGTGTTCGGCTGGGGCGCGCCGATCCGCATGGTCGGCCTCGACGTCACGCGCCGCACCGGGTTCGACGACGCCGATATCGCACGGCTGCGCGGCAGCGGGCGGAAGGTCGCCGGCGTGATCGCCGACCTGGTGTCGTTCTACCTGGCGCGCCAGCGCGCGGTCTTCGCCCGCGCCGTGGCCTCGATGCACGACGTCTGCGCCCTGGTGCCCTATGTCGACGAAGCGTTGCTCGAGACCGAAGGCGCCATCGTCCATGTCGAATGCGCCGGCATCCATACCCGCGGGGCAACGGTGTGCGACCTGCGCGGCGCGCGCCGTTTGGCGGTGGCGCCTGTGCGGCTGGCGACCCGATCGCATGCCCGCGCCCTGATCGACCGGGTCATCGACACGCTGCTGACCTATCCCTGA
- a CDS encoding OsmC family protein, producing the protein MSEATKSANNGVNVQHLLGAKEALTATPAAAQFQWRATCEWKNGTHSHSTVENFFGLGAEQARKKTFRFDADHPEVFAAEDLGATPVEYVLVGLASCLTAGIASVAQYRNIQLRSVKATIEGDMDLQGILGIDDEVRNGFKGIKVTYDIDADAKREDIEALVAQSQKRSAVYDIVTNPTNVTVAVK; encoded by the coding sequence ATGTCCGAAGCGACGAAATCCGCGAACAACGGTGTCAACGTCCAGCATCTCCTCGGCGCGAAAGAGGCGCTGACCGCCACGCCCGCGGCGGCCCAGTTCCAGTGGCGCGCGACCTGCGAATGGAAGAACGGCACGCACAGCCATTCGACCGTCGAGAATTTCTTCGGCCTGGGTGCCGAGCAGGCGCGCAAAAAGACCTTCCGCTTCGACGCCGATCATCCCGAAGTGTTCGCCGCCGAGGATCTCGGCGCCACCCCGGTCGAGTACGTGCTGGTGGGCCTGGCGAGCTGCCTCACCGCCGGCATCGCCTCGGTCGCGCAGTACCGCAACATCCAGCTGCGCTCGGTCAAGGCGACGATCGAGGGCGACATGGACCTGCAGGGCATCCTCGGCATCGACGACGAGGTGCGCAACGGCTTCAAGGGCATCAAGGTGACCTACGACATCGATGCCGACGCCAAGCGCGAGGACATCGAGGCGCTGGTCGCCCAGTCGCAGAAGCGCTCGGCGGTTTACGACATCGTCACCAATCCGACCAACGTCACGGTTGCGGTGAAATAG
- a CDS encoding D-aminoacylase: protein MAAHDLILRNGTLIDGSGEPRRAADIAIKGDRIVAIGAARTLKGDNEIDVAGKVVAPGFIDVHTHDDTALIENPGMAMKASQGVTTVVCGNCGFSAAPYSGLKPVPHNLSLIVKQEKYLTQSFAAFAELVEGARPAINGAFLIGHATLRYSVLGDDLGRPASDAETTRMRDMLDNALGDGAIGMSSGLFYPPAAAATTDEVAGVAEPLGRHGGVYTAHMRDEGNDILEAMDETFEIGRRAKAQVVVSHHKCASRQNFGRMRETLPKFDQAMKDWPIAFDVYPYVAGSTILRKEMLDRADKVMVTWSEAMPSAGGRDLKDVAAELGCSIYEAADRLQPAGAIYWQMSEDDVRKALSHPQAMIGSDGLPLDKHPHPRLWGTFPRVLGHYSRELGLFPLEEAVRRMTSLSARTFGLSKRGLVREGHYADICVFDPATVIDTATFDEPIKPAEGIVLTLCNGVVAWQGGHPALGGGGRVLRLQELKKEAS from the coding sequence ATGGCCGCCCATGACCTCATCCTTCGCAACGGCACGCTGATCGACGGCAGCGGCGAGCCGCGCCGCGCCGCCGACATCGCCATCAAGGGCGATCGCATCGTCGCCATCGGTGCCGCGCGCACCCTGAAGGGCGACAACGAGATCGATGTCGCCGGCAAGGTCGTGGCGCCGGGCTTCATCGACGTGCACACCCACGACGACACGGCGCTGATCGAGAATCCCGGCATGGCGATGAAGGCCAGCCAGGGCGTGACGACCGTGGTCTGCGGCAATTGCGGCTTCAGCGCCGCGCCCTACAGCGGGCTGAAGCCGGTGCCGCACAATCTCTCGCTGATCGTCAAGCAGGAGAAGTACCTGACACAGAGCTTCGCCGCCTTCGCCGAGCTGGTCGAAGGCGCGCGGCCGGCGATCAACGGCGCCTTCCTGATCGGCCATGCGACCCTGCGTTACAGCGTGCTGGGCGATGATCTGGGCCGGCCGGCGAGCGACGCCGAGACGACCCGCATGCGCGACATGCTGGACAACGCGCTGGGCGACGGCGCCATCGGCATGTCGAGCGGGCTGTTCTACCCGCCGGCCGCCGCCGCCACGACCGACGAGGTCGCCGGCGTCGCCGAGCCGCTGGGCCGGCATGGCGGGGTCTACACCGCCCATATGCGCGACGAGGGCAACGACATCCTGGAGGCGATGGACGAGACCTTCGAGATCGGCCGGCGCGCCAAGGCCCAGGTCGTGGTCTCACACCACAAGTGCGCCAGCCGGCAGAATTTCGGCCGCATGCGCGAGACACTTCCCAAGTTCGACCAGGCGATGAAGGACTGGCCGATTGCCTTCGACGTCTATCCCTACGTCGCTGGCTCCACCATCCTGCGCAAGGAGATGCTGGACCGCGCCGACAAGGTGATGGTGACATGGTCGGAGGCCATGCCCTCGGCCGGCGGGCGCGACCTGAAGGATGTCGCCGCCGAGCTCGGCTGCTCGATCTACGAAGCGGCCGACCGCCTGCAGCCAGCCGGCGCGATCTACTGGCAGATGAGCGAGGACGACGTGCGCAAGGCGCTGTCGCACCCCCAGGCGATGATCGGCAGCGACGGCCTGCCGCTCGACAAGCACCCGCATCCGCGCCTTTGGGGCACCTTCCCGCGCGTGCTGGGCCACTACAGCCGCGAATTGGGCCTGTTTCCGCTGGAGGAAGCGGTGCGCCGCATGACCTCGCTGTCGGCCAGGACCTTCGGCCTGTCGAAGCGTGGGCTGGTGCGCGAGGGCCACTACGCGGATATCTGCGTCTTCGACCCGGCGACGGTGATCGACACCGCCACGTTCGACGAGCCGATCAAGCCGGCCGAGGGCATCGTGCTGACCTTGTGCAACGGCGTGGTGGCGTGGCAGGGCGGGCATCCGGCCCTGGGTGGCGGCGGCCGGGTCCTGCGCCTGCAGGAACTGAAGAAGGAGGCGTCCTGA
- a CDS encoding NAD(P)-binding domain-containing protein, translating into MSRCLAERGIDHVLLERGTVANSWRTERWDSLRLLTPNWQSRLPGYGYEGDDPDGYRTMPEVIAFLERYAQVIAAPVRTHTAVTSVRESDGEYVVETDKGPWRARTVVLASGACNVAQVPEAACGVPSSITTITAMAYRNPDQLPRGGVLVVGASATGTQLADEIHRSGRPVTIAVGEHIRAPRVYRGKDIQWWMDAAGVQDMRYDEVDDITRARRVPSLQLAGSIPRATLDLNALTAIGVALVGRLQAMRDGKALFSGALRNQCALSDLKMNRLLNTIDEWATANGLDDAVGPPERLPPTEVPEEPPLMLDLAKANIHSIVWATGYLPDHSWLHVPVVDRKGRIRHDGGVVEAPGLYLMGMQFLRRRKSVLIDGAGDDARDLADHLVQYLAR; encoded by the coding sequence ATGAGCCGGTGCCTCGCCGAGCGCGGCATCGACCACGTCCTGCTCGAGCGCGGCACGGTCGCCAATTCCTGGCGCACCGAGCGCTGGGACTCGCTTCGGCTGCTGACGCCCAACTGGCAAAGCCGCCTGCCCGGCTATGGCTACGAAGGCGACGACCCCGACGGCTATCGCACGATGCCCGAGGTGATCGCCTTCCTCGAGCGCTACGCCCAGGTCATCGCCGCACCGGTGCGCACGCACACCGCAGTGACCTCGGTGCGCGAGTCCGATGGCGAATACGTCGTCGAGACGGACAAGGGCCCGTGGCGCGCCCGCACGGTCGTGCTCGCCTCCGGCGCCTGCAACGTCGCGCAGGTGCCCGAAGCGGCTTGCGGCGTGCCGTCTTCGATCACGACCATCACCGCGATGGCCTACCGCAATCCCGACCAGCTACCGCGGGGCGGGGTGCTGGTCGTGGGCGCCTCGGCCACCGGCACGCAGCTCGCCGACGAGATCCACCGGTCCGGCCGTCCCGTGACCATCGCCGTCGGCGAGCACATCCGCGCGCCGCGCGTCTATCGTGGCAAGGACATCCAGTGGTGGATGGACGCCGCGGGCGTGCAGGACATGCGGTACGACGAGGTCGACGACATCACGCGCGCCCGACGCGTGCCGTCGCTGCAACTCGCCGGCTCGATCCCGCGCGCCACGCTCGACCTCAACGCCCTCACCGCGATCGGCGTGGCGCTGGTCGGCCGCCTGCAGGCGATGCGCGACGGCAAGGCGCTGTTCTCCGGCGCGCTGCGCAATCAGTGCGCGCTCTCCGACCTCAAGATGAACCGGCTGCTGAACACGATCGACGAGTGGGCGACCGCCAACGGCCTCGACGATGCGGTGGGGCCGCCGGAGCGGCTGCCGCCTACCGAGGTTCCCGAGGAGCCGCCCCTGATGCTCGACCTTGCCAAGGCGAACATCCACAGCATCGTCTGGGCCACGGGTTACCTGCCCGATCACTCCTGGCTGCACGTGCCGGTTGTCGACCGCAAGGGACGGATCCGCCATGACGGCGGCGTCGTCGAGGCGCCGGGCCTGTACCTGATGGGCATGCAGTTCCTGCGCCGGCGCAAATCGGTGCTGATCGACGGCGCGGGCGACGATGCGCGCGACCTCGCGGATCATCTGGTGCAGTATCTCGCGCGATGA
- a CDS encoding NAD-dependent succinate-semialdehyde dehydrogenase: MPDTLTKSDDGLRARLKDADLFREQAYVAGKWIDADDGRTHAVRNPATGAALGTVPRMGAAETRRAIAAAEAAMKGWAAMTGKERANILRRWNDLMMANVEDLGVIMTSEQGKPLAEAKGEVAYAASFIEWFAEQAKRVDGDVLQSPARDRRLVVLKQPVGVCAAITPWNFPAAMITRKAGPALAAGCGMVVKPAKLTPFSALAMAVLAERAGVPAGLLSVVTGDAGEIGNEMTSNPTVRKLTFTGSTEIGKQLMAACAGTVKKISLELGGNAPFIVFDDADLDAAVEGAILSKYRNTGQTCVCANRFFVQAGVYDAFAEKLAAAVRKLKVGDGLEAGVNQGPLIDDAAVAKVEQHVADALGKGAKVVVGGHRHGSGGTFFEPTLMTNVTEAMLVMREETFGPVAPLVKFETEADAVRLANATEFGLAAYFYSRDIGRVWRVAEAIESGMVGINTGIISNEVGPFGGVKESGLGREGSKYGIDEYLESKYLCIGGM; the protein is encoded by the coding sequence ATGCCCGACACCTTGACCAAGAGCGACGACGGATTGCGCGCGCGGCTGAAGGATGCGGACCTGTTCCGCGAGCAGGCCTATGTCGCGGGCAAATGGATCGACGCCGATGACGGGCGCACGCACGCCGTGCGCAACCCCGCGACCGGCGCGGCTTTGGGCACCGTGCCGCGCATGGGCGCGGCCGAGACGCGCCGCGCCATCGCCGCCGCCGAAGCGGCGATGAAGGGCTGGGCGGCGATGACCGGCAAGGAGCGCGCCAACATCCTGCGGCGCTGGAACGACCTGATGATGGCCAATGTCGAGGATCTCGGCGTGATCATGACCAGCGAGCAGGGCAAGCCACTGGCCGAGGCCAAGGGCGAGGTCGCCTACGCCGCCTCGTTCATCGAGTGGTTCGCCGAGCAGGCCAAGCGCGTCGACGGCGACGTGCTGCAAAGCCCGGCGCGCGATCGTCGGCTCGTCGTGCTGAAGCAGCCGGTGGGCGTTTGCGCCGCGATCACGCCGTGGAACTTCCCGGCGGCGATGATCACCCGCAAGGCCGGCCCGGCGCTGGCGGCAGGCTGCGGCATGGTGGTGAAGCCGGCCAAGCTGACGCCGTTCTCGGCGCTGGCGATGGCGGTGCTGGCCGAGCGCGCCGGCGTGCCCGCGGGCCTGCTGTCGGTGGTCACCGGCGATGCCGGCGAGATCGGCAACGAGATGACGTCCAATCCAACCGTGCGCAAGCTGACCTTCACCGGCTCGACCGAGATCGGCAAGCAGCTGATGGCGGCCTGCGCCGGCACGGTGAAGAAGATCTCGCTCGAGCTGGGCGGCAACGCGCCGTTCATCGTCTTCGACGACGCCGATCTCGACGCTGCGGTCGAAGGCGCGATCCTCTCGAAGTACCGCAATACCGGCCAGACCTGCGTCTGCGCCAACCGCTTCTTCGTGCAGGCCGGCGTCTACGACGCCTTCGCCGAGAAGCTCGCCGCCGCCGTGCGCAAGCTGAAGGTCGGCGACGGGCTGGAGGCCGGCGTCAACCAGGGCCCGCTGATCGACGATGCCGCCGTCGCCAAGGTCGAGCAGCATGTCGCCGACGCGCTGGGCAAGGGCGCCAAGGTCGTGGTCGGCGGCCATCGCCACGGCAGTGGCGGCACGTTCTTCGAGCCGACCCTGATGACCAACGTCACCGAGGCGATGCTGGTGATGCGCGAGGAGACCTTCGGCCCGGTGGCGCCGCTGGTGAAGTTCGAGACCGAGGCCGACGCCGTGCGGCTGGCCAACGCCACCGAGTTCGGGCTGGCGGCGTATTTCTACAGCCGCGACATCGGCCGCGTCTGGCGCGTCGCCGAGGCGATCGAGAGCGGCATGGTCGGCATCAACACCGGCATCATCTCCAACGAGGTCGGTCCGTTCGGCGGCGTCAAGGAGTCCGGCCTGGGCCGCGAGGGCTCCAAGTACGGCATCGACGAGTACCTCGAGTCGAAGTACCTGTGCATCGGCGGCATGTGA
- a CDS encoding OmpA family protein: MRRRLALVVPLLVAMAPEAFAQGSAKPAPPSPSSSDIVDRLTPPPPGGAPRSLTRGRVTIQGPPTIDMRIPFEIDSARLDATGITLVDKLGAALADPRLAGYRFEIGGHSDASGESDYNLRLSTQRANTVRDFLIAKYRIAPERLTATGYGSSKPLDLANPADAANRRVQITNLGR, from the coding sequence ATGCGCCGTCGCCTTGCGCTCGTCGTACCCCTGCTCGTCGCGATGGCGCCGGAGGCGTTCGCGCAAGGCAGCGCCAAGCCGGCGCCGCCGTCGCCGAGCTCGTCCGACATCGTCGACAGGCTGACGCCGCCGCCGCCCGGCGGGGCGCCGCGTTCCCTGACGCGCGGTCGCGTCACCATCCAGGGACCGCCGACCATCGACATGCGCATCCCGTTCGAGATCGACTCGGCCAGGCTCGATGCGACGGGCATCACCCTGGTCGACAAGCTGGGCGCGGCGCTGGCCGATCCCAGGCTCGCCGGCTATCGCTTCGAGATCGGCGGGCATTCCGACGCCAGCGGCGAGAGCGACTACAATCTGCGTCTGTCGACACAACGCGCCAACACCGTGCGCGACTTCCTGATCGCCAAGTACCGGATCGCGCCCGAGCGGCTGACCGCCACGGGCTACGGCAGCAGCAAGCCGCTCGACCTCGCCAATCCCGCCGACGCCGCCAATCGCCGGGTGCAGATCACCAATCTCGGTCGCTGA
- a CDS encoding M81 family metallopeptidase, which yields MPRRIVIAMMMHETNTFSPVPTPLASFGPAGPLAGVAAIAEAEGTNTTIGGFIKVARRIGAEIAVPLAASAHPSGFVDEGAYEQMVAAILEGIGKGCDAVFLALHGAMVAEHLDDGEGELLRRIRALAPRLPIAVGLDFHTQLTAAMVENCDVIAGYRTYPHIDMGHTGERAGNTLVRMLDGEVEPRMVWGVRPMLTSSLVHTPSRQPMKDIMDMANAAEDSGQVLNASVFGGFPQADIPHLSCSAVIVCDKRTAEGEILLNRLLDMAWDRREAFLYRGAPLAEQVAGAKKLEGGPIILADHGDNTASGGTQDVMSVVEEAQKQGLEDVCAGPIWDPGAVARMIEAGIGATVSLDLGGNVDMPQLHLKGKPLKVSGTVKCITDGEFVVTGPMATGTKVRMGRTAVLDTGRMQIVVSEKRSEPYDLGVFTHCGIDPRRKRYVIIKSRQHFRAGFEPIARHIVMCDGDGCTSSDLSLFTYVNRRKPMYPFEPDLQLGRNEA from the coding sequence ATGCCCCGCAGAATCGTCATCGCCATGATGATGCACGAGACCAACACCTTCTCGCCGGTGCCCACGCCGCTGGCCTCGTTCGGGCCGGCAGGGCCCCTGGCCGGTGTCGCGGCGATCGCCGAGGCGGAGGGCACCAACACGACGATCGGCGGCTTCATCAAGGTGGCGCGGCGGATCGGCGCGGAGATCGCCGTGCCGCTGGCGGCCAGCGCCCATCCCTCGGGCTTCGTCGACGAGGGCGCCTACGAGCAGATGGTCGCGGCCATCCTCGAGGGTATCGGCAAGGGCTGCGACGCGGTGTTCCTCGCCCTGCACGGCGCCATGGTGGCCGAGCATCTCGACGACGGCGAAGGCGAGCTGCTGCGGCGCATCCGCGCCCTGGCGCCCCGCCTGCCGATCGCCGTCGGGCTGGATTTCCACACCCAGCTCACGGCCGCGATGGTCGAGAATTGCGACGTCATCGCCGGCTACCGTACCTACCCGCATATCGACATGGGCCATACCGGCGAACGCGCCGGCAACACGCTGGTGCGCATGCTCGACGGCGAGGTCGAGCCGCGGATGGTGTGGGGCGTACGGCCGATGCTGACCAGCTCGCTGGTGCACACGCCCTCGCGCCAGCCCATGAAGGACATCATGGACATGGCCAATGCGGCCGAGGATTCCGGCCAGGTGCTCAACGCCTCGGTGTTCGGCGGCTTCCCGCAGGCCGACATTCCGCACCTCTCCTGTTCTGCCGTGATCGTCTGCGACAAGCGCACGGCGGAGGGCGAGATCCTGCTCAACCGCCTGCTCGACATGGCATGGGACCGGCGCGAGGCCTTTCTCTACAGGGGCGCGCCGCTCGCCGAGCAGGTCGCCGGCGCCAAGAAGCTCGAGGGCGGGCCGATCATCCTGGCCGATCACGGCGACAACACGGCCTCCGGCGGCACGCAGGACGTGATGAGCGTGGTCGAGGAGGCACAGAAGCAGGGCCTCGAGGATGTCTGCGCCGGGCCGATCTGGGATCCCGGCGCGGTGGCCAGGATGATCGAGGCCGGCATAGGCGCCACGGTGAGCCTGGATCTCGGCGGCAATGTCGACATGCCGCAGCTGCACCTCAAGGGCAAGCCGCTGAAGGTCAGCGGCACCGTCAAGTGCATCACCGACGGCGAGTTCGTCGTCACCGGGCCGATGGCCACCGGCACCAAGGTGCGCATGGGTCGCACCGCCGTCCTCGACACGGGGAGGATGCAGATCGTCGTCTCCGAAAAGCGCAGCGAACCCTACGACCTGGGCGTCTTCACCCATTGCGGCATCGATCCGCGGCGCAAGAGGTACGTCATCATCAAGTCGCGCCAGCATTTCCGCGCCGGCTTCGAGCCGATCGCCAGGCACATCGTGATGTGCGACGGCGATGGCTGCACCAGTTCCGACCTGTCGCTGTTCACCTATGTCAACCGGCGCAAGCCGATGTATCCATTCGAGCCCGATCTCCAGCTTGGCCGCAACGAGGCGTGA